A stretch of the Myxococcaceae bacterium JPH2 genome encodes the following:
- a CDS encoding isopenicillin N synthase family oxygenase, producing the protein MAETSPIHIPTVDLTDLASGDPARVERGAAAIREAFGVFGLVYIKNHGVDTQALDRYYDAFSAFVARPDAKKRPYGRADIWYQRGWTPPNTEIAVAGNGQPDFKECYFAAPYPNDAASAAEFPELYPENVWPDAPPAYFEDGILTLGRSLHEAGLKLLRGAAVALGLPENAFAATCDRGPHVTRALHYLPLGPSQVNTGIVWGEEHTDFNLLTLLPGGRFLDPSGKPAPKPDDKSGLYLRTRATPESPQGQMVRGNAPAGCIVAQVGQQLEILTGGTFLATPHVITAPGVPGWSRQSAAHFMHVHTSTVLFPMEKFRSREAVTNYAPPVLAGTYDIKTLVDIGLAPPSALDKLGYRHYDRLNRMRSGS; encoded by the coding sequence ATGGCGGAGACCTCCCCGATCCACATCCCTACGGTCGACCTGACGGACCTCGCGTCGGGCGACCCAGCCCGAGTCGAGCGCGGCGCGGCGGCAATCCGCGAGGCGTTTGGCGTCTTCGGCCTCGTCTACATCAAGAACCACGGCGTCGACACGCAGGCGCTCGACCGGTACTACGACGCGTTCAGCGCGTTCGTCGCGCGGCCCGACGCCAAGAAGCGTCCCTATGGCCGCGCCGACATCTGGTACCAGCGCGGCTGGACTCCGCCGAACACGGAGATCGCCGTCGCGGGCAACGGGCAGCCGGACTTCAAGGAGTGCTACTTCGCCGCGCCCTACCCCAACGACGCCGCCTCCGCGGCCGAGTTCCCGGAGCTCTACCCGGAGAACGTGTGGCCGGACGCGCCGCCCGCCTACTTCGAGGATGGGATTCTCACGCTCGGCAGGTCGCTGCACGAGGCCGGCCTGAAGCTGCTGCGCGGCGCCGCCGTGGCGCTGGGGCTGCCCGAGAACGCGTTCGCGGCCACGTGTGACCGGGGCCCGCACGTCACGCGCGCCCTGCACTACCTGCCGCTGGGCCCGTCCCAGGTGAACACCGGCATCGTCTGGGGCGAGGAGCACACGGACTTCAACCTGCTGACGCTGCTGCCCGGCGGCCGGTTCCTCGACCCGAGCGGCAAGCCCGCCCCCAAGCCGGACGACAAGAGCGGCCTGTACCTGCGCACGCGCGCGACGCCCGAGTCGCCCCAGGGCCAGATGGTGCGCGGCAACGCGCCCGCCGGCTGCATCGTGGCGCAGGTGGGCCAGCAGCTGGAGATCCTCACGGGCGGCACGTTCCTGGCCACCCCGCACGTCATCACCGCGCCGGGCGTGCCGGGTTGGTCGCGCCAGTCCGCCGCGCACTTCATGCACGTGCACACGAGCACGGTGCTCTTCCCGATGGAGAAGTTCCGCTCGCGCGAGGCGGTCACCAACTACGCGCCGCCGGTGCTCGCGGGCACGTACGACATCAAGACGCTGGTGGACATCGGGCTGGCGCCCCCGAGCGCGCTCGACAAGCTCGGATACCGGCACTACGACCGGCTCAACCGGATGCGCTCGGGGAGCTGA
- a CDS encoding protease, giving the protein MGRRHIGLLALGLVWGAGACTQRQEPEPAKPPTPAPERPAPVAPSEVKEPATMAVSLRCTMSVPARVTAGQPVEVTFRLDNPASQPVHVLRWNTPLEGLMGNIFQVTRDGVEVPYRGPMLKRADPGATDYTTISPGGSAEGKVEASLAYDFREPGTYRIAFRDTLLDVAPGATALPRTRDGFQSQSVTCPPVETQVAKP; this is encoded by the coding sequence ATGGGACGTCGACACATCGGCCTTCTCGCGCTGGGACTCGTCTGGGGCGCAGGGGCGTGCACGCAGCGCCAGGAGCCCGAACCCGCCAAGCCCCCCACCCCCGCCCCGGAGCGCCCGGCCCCGGTGGCCCCCTCCGAAGTGAAGGAGCCCGCGACCATGGCCGTCTCCCTGCGCTGCACGATGAGCGTCCCCGCGCGAGTGACCGCGGGCCAGCCCGTGGAAGTGACCTTCCGACTGGACAACCCCGCGTCCCAGCCCGTGCACGTGCTCCGGTGGAACACGCCGCTGGAGGGGCTGATGGGCAACATCTTCCAGGTGACGCGTGACGGGGTGGAGGTCCCGTACCGAGGCCCCATGCTCAAGCGGGCCGACCCGGGCGCCACCGACTACACGACGATTTCTCCGGGCGGCTCGGCGGAGGGCAAGGTCGAGGCGTCCCTGGCGTACGACTTCCGCGAGCCCGGGACGTACCGCATCGCGTTCCGCGACACGCTCTTGGATGTGGCCCCGGGCGCCACGGCCCTGCCTCGGACGCGGGATGGCTTCCAGTCGCAGTCGGTGACGTGCCCTCCGGTGGAGACCCAGGTCGCCAAGCCCTGA
- a CDS encoding peptidase M35 — protein MSKSLRGNFKWLVGAVVGVSLLGGCGAPADTTDAPQATGEQTANGVTATVTLAKASLAAREDVTVTVTLTNTSSQPVSLLKWYTPGEGLKEGRLSVTRDGQAVKYIGPHFKRVAPRPEDYVTLAPGESISGPVSVSGRYDLSQTGSYSIRYAQEAHDNVGGVSAFASNEVSVWVEGRSSALESDRIVTAESLSYSGACTTSEKSAITTAVSGALTYSTNAYNYLNTTTPSGTPRYTTWFGTYSSSGWSTVKGHYLNIKNAFASAAIVVDCSCSDSGTYAYVYPDSPYKIYVCGAFWSAPQTGTDSKAGTLVHEMSHFTVVAGTDDWAYGQSAAKSLAKSNPTNARDNADSHEYFAENTPAQN, from the coding sequence GTGAGCAAGAGCCTTCGCGGTAACTTCAAGTGGCTGGTCGGCGCGGTTGTCGGCGTTTCCCTGCTGGGCGGCTGCGGCGCTCCGGCGGACACGACGGACGCCCCCCAGGCGACCGGCGAGCAGACCGCCAACGGCGTGACGGCGACCGTCACCCTGGCCAAGGCCTCCCTGGCCGCGCGCGAGGACGTCACCGTGACGGTGACGCTCACGAACACCTCGTCGCAGCCGGTGTCGCTGCTCAAGTGGTACACGCCGGGCGAGGGCCTCAAGGAGGGCCGCCTCTCGGTGACGCGCGATGGGCAGGCCGTGAAGTACATCGGCCCCCACTTCAAGCGCGTGGCGCCCCGTCCCGAGGACTACGTGACGCTGGCCCCGGGCGAGAGCATCAGCGGCCCGGTCTCGGTGTCCGGCCGCTATGACCTGTCCCAGACGGGCAGCTACTCCATCCGCTATGCGCAGGAGGCCCACGACAACGTCGGCGGCGTCTCCGCGTTCGCCTCCAACGAGGTGAGCGTGTGGGTGGAGGGCCGTAGCAGCGCCCTGGAGTCCGACCGCATCGTGACGGCCGAGAGCCTCTCCTACTCCGGCGCCTGCACCACGTCCGAGAAGTCCGCCATCACCACCGCGGTGAGCGGCGCGCTGACGTACTCGACCAACGCGTACAACTACCTCAACACCACCACGCCGAGCGGCACCCCGCGCTACACCACGTGGTTCGGCACCTACTCCAGCAGCGGCTGGAGCACCGTGAAGGGCCACTACCTCAACATCAAGAACGCGTTCGCGAGCGCGGCCATCGTGGTGGACTGCAGCTGCTCCGACTCCGGCACCTACGCCTACGTCTACCCGGACTCCCCGTACAAGATCTACGTGTGCGGCGCCTTCTGGAGCGCCCCCCAGACGGGCACGGACTCCAAGGCCGGCACGCTGGTCCACGAGATGAGCCACTTCACCGTGGTCGCCGGCACGGATGACTGGGCCTACGGCCAGTCCGCCGCCAAGAGCCTGGCCAAGTCCAACCCGACCAACGCCCGCGACAACGCGGACAGCCACGAGTACTTCGCCGAGAACACCCCCGCCCAGAACTGA
- a CDS encoding glutamine amidotransferase, with protein sequence MRAVVFQHEEHEGPGLLGPVLEQAGFSLVKRFRAVRREDVDAELVVVMGGPMGVYEADQHPFLNEELAVLAERIALGRPCVGICLGAQLLAAAGGSEVFAGKNGFEVGVAPVRWTQDGLKDAVIGGARPRSVVAHWHGDTFKPVPGATLLASTDRYSQQAFRLGNSYGFQFHLELTAAELGHWLELGGEGLVQRGKDLGELRSQLPKLKAAEAENVELLHRLAHHCAREARR encoded by the coding sequence ATGCGCGCGGTGGTCTTCCAGCATGAGGAGCACGAGGGGCCGGGGCTGCTGGGGCCGGTGTTGGAGCAGGCGGGGTTCTCGCTGGTGAAGCGCTTCCGCGCGGTGCGGCGGGAGGACGTGGACGCGGAGCTGGTGGTGGTGATGGGCGGCCCCATGGGCGTGTACGAGGCGGATCAGCACCCGTTCCTCAACGAGGAGCTGGCGGTGCTGGCGGAGCGGATCGCCCTGGGGCGCCCGTGCGTGGGCATCTGCCTGGGCGCGCAGCTGCTCGCGGCGGCTGGAGGCTCCGAGGTGTTCGCGGGGAAGAACGGCTTCGAGGTGGGCGTCGCCCCGGTGCGCTGGACGCAGGACGGGCTGAAGGACGCGGTGATTGGCGGCGCGCGCCCGCGCTCGGTGGTGGCGCACTGGCACGGCGACACGTTCAAGCCCGTGCCGGGCGCCACGTTGCTGGCCTCCACGGACCGCTACTCACAGCAGGCGTTCCGGTTGGGCAACTCCTACGGCTTCCAGTTCCACCTGGAGCTCACCGCGGCGGAGCTGGGGCACTGGCTGGAGCTGGGCGGGGAGGGCCTCGTGCAGCGGGGCAAGGACCTCGGGGAGCTGAGGTCCCAACTGCCCAAGCTCAAGGCCGCCGAGGCGGAGAACGTCGAGCTGCTGCACCGGCTCGCGCACCACTGCGCCCGGGAGGCCCGGCGCTAG
- a CDS encoding nuclear transport factor 2 family protein, with protein MALPLFFMPMLFGVAPSKSGPPPRTALPPGPPPLSARDRKAIQALMGALDHDWGLRQVDSYLSHLSEDVEVISQSGALLRGKAALEKQVRRKLEAGLPERFIPRTRIESLRPVARGVVVLVQHREEGPRTSRATFVLSRQATRWRVQSISVSPVDTVPTAPARLRERPARTRKLRARSRTAPAASRA; from the coding sequence ATGGCCCTCCCCTTGTTCTTCATGCCCATGCTCTTCGGAGTCGCCCCGAGCAAATCCGGGCCTCCGCCTCGCACCGCGCTGCCCCCTGGCCCGCCCCCGCTGTCGGCGAGGGACCGCAAGGCCATCCAGGCCCTCATGGGCGCCCTGGACCATGACTGGGGCCTGCGCCAGGTGGACAGCTACCTGTCGCACCTGTCCGAGGACGTCGAGGTCATCAGCCAGAGCGGCGCCTTGCTGCGCGGCAAGGCCGCCCTGGAGAAGCAGGTCCGGCGGAAGCTGGAGGCCGGCCTCCCCGAGCGCTTCATCCCCCGCACGCGCATCGAGTCCCTGCGCCCCGTGGCCCGCGGCGTGGTGGTGCTCGTGCAGCACCGGGAAGAGGGACCGCGCACCTCCCGCGCCACCTTCGTCCTGAGCCGCCAGGCGACGCGCTGGCGGGTCCAGTCCATCAGCGTCTCGCCGGTGGACACCGTCCCGACCGCGCCCGCGCGCCTGCGTGAGCGCCCCGCCCGGACGCGCAAGCTGCGGGCACGTTCACGGACCGCGCCCGCCGCCTCTCGCGCCTGA